The DNA sequence TGATCGACGCCGCGCTCGGGAGGGTCGCATGACGGCCCGGCTCGTGGCGGCCGCCGCTCTGACAGGTGCGCTGGTCGCTCTCCTGTCCGGGTGCGCGCAGGGTCCGGCGACGCCGGCGCCGACCCCGACGCAGTTCACGGATCGCGCGGTGCTGCCCTCCTGCGGCGAGGTGGAGCTGGGCCAGGGCGACGAGATCCCCGCCGAGAACCTCACCTGCCTGCAGGATGCCGCGGACGAGGGGGCGGAGCTCGCGGTCACGCGCCCGACCACGGAGGGCGATCCCGTCACGGAGTACTACCGCGTGCTTCCCGGGGGCGGCTGGGAGGCCTACATCGACGGAAGCCAGGACAGCAACGGCGGCATCTGGTGGTTCACGCCGTGTCCCGAGGCGAAGACGCTCGAAGACCTGGCGACCTGCCAGGGTGGGCCGCTCTGAGGCGGTGACTTCTCGGGATCCGCACCGCACGGGGTGCCGGGGCGGGCTCCCAGACGCGCCGACCTAGGATTGTCGGGTCATGATCAGACCCGACCTGAGCCTCCCCATCCCCGAGCACATCGGCGCCGCCCACTTCATCGGAATCGGCGGATCCGGCATGTCCGGCCTCGCGCGCATGTTCCTGGAGCGCGGCATCCGCGTCTCGGGATCGGATCGCGCGGACAGTCAGGCTCTGCAGGATCTCGCGGCCCTCGGTGCCACCGTCCACGTCGGCCATGACGCCGCGAACCTCGGCGATGCCGACACGGTGATCCACACGGGGGCGATCTGGCCGGAGAACCCCGAGTTCGTCCTCGCGAAAGAACGCGGGATGCCGGTCATCCACCGTTCGCAGGCGCTGTACTGGCTGATCGGCGGCCGCCGGCTCGTCTCGGTCGCGGGAGCCCACGGCAAGACGACGTCGACCGGGATGATCGTCACCGCGCTGCGGGAGCTCGACGAGAACCCCACGTTCGTCAACGGCGGCGTGATCGCCCAGTTGGGCGTGTCCAGCGCCACGGGAGCCGACGACCTGTTCGTGATCGAAGCCGACGAGTCCGACGGAACGTTCCTGCTCTACGACACGTCGATCGCCCTCATCACGAACGTCGACCCCGACCACCTCGACCACTACGGCAGCGACGACGCGTTCATCGACGCGTTCGCCACGTTCGCGAACCGCGCCCGCGAGGCGGTCGTCATCTCGTCCGATGACCCCGGGGCGCGCACCGTCACCGAACGACTCGTCCACGAGCGCATCGTGACGTTCGGTCAGGCGTTGGATGCGGACGTGCGGGTGAGCGGCATCCGCACCGACGGTCCGGTCTCGTTCACCCTCACGCACGAGGGCGTCGATGCGCCGATGCGCCTTGCCGTCCCCGGCGCGCACAATGCGATCAACGCGGCCGGTGCCGTCGCGGTGCTCCTCACCCTCGGCCACGGGCTCGCCGACGCCGTCCGCGCGGTG is a window from the Microbacterium lacus genome containing:
- the murC gene encoding UDP-N-acetylmuramate--L-alanine ligase, which translates into the protein MIRPDLSLPIPEHIGAAHFIGIGGSGMSGLARMFLERGIRVSGSDRADSQALQDLAALGATVHVGHDAANLGDADTVIHTGAIWPENPEFVLAKERGMPVIHRSQALYWLIGGRRLVSVAGAHGKTTSTGMIVTALRELDENPTFVNGGVIAQLGVSSATGADDLFVIEADESDGTFLLYDTSIALITNVDPDHLDHYGSDDAFIDAFATFANRAREAVVISSDDPGARTVTERLVHERIVTFGQALDADVRVSGIRTDGPVSFTLTHEGVDAPMRLAVPGAHNAINAAGAVAVLLTLGHGLADAVRAVEGFEGTVRRFELHGVQRGVSVFDDYAHHPTEVAAALEAARTVIGDGRIIAIQQPHTYSRTQQMYREFAEVLETHADHTVMLDVYGAREDPVPGVTGELVSNAFADPAHVHFVADWQQAADYTASVAREGDYVITLGCGNVYQIIPQVLEALASTPTARAAAPDAAE